A single genomic interval of Psychroserpens sp. NJDZ02 harbors:
- a CDS encoding YHYH protein, with product MKNQFKIISFVLVGLLFGCNSQKKTTTHSHDGSENHSHDTDHVVASTNNYYGNYDLEDSAFGTKTKVTIDGDVRIMVTNSLPNHKTGTFPNPGNPNTIASQDITYKFPVTPKYTGKAQWMREPGVALNGIKFEPQTAEVVVCDTGENYRVEAIQDVIDLGLDFNHAHVQPTGAYHYHGTPTSMISKFDSGQDLVHIGFAHDGFPMYYSKSGQYKPSFKLLDGTRAGEDCTYDNPKQHMNISVGGHHDGTYGSDYEYVAGYGDLDECNGITVAGKYMYLVTSQFPYVGRCVMGEVEAEQQGPPNGQGDRPDSAQIIEQMDANKDGKLSLKEVKGALKEDFSKIDANSNGFITKEELQKSSKGGDQGPRRGPSQGGRN from the coding sequence ATGAAAAATCAATTTAAAATAATAAGTTTTGTTTTAGTAGGACTTTTGTTTGGTTGTAATAGTCAAAAAAAGACAACAACGCATAGTCATGATGGTTCAGAAAATCATTCGCATGATACAGATCACGTGGTTGCATCAACTAATAATTATTATGGGAACTATGATTTAGAAGATAGTGCCTTTGGGACTAAGACTAAAGTAACTATTGATGGAGATGTACGTATCATGGTGACTAATTCATTACCAAATCATAAAACAGGAACTTTTCCAAATCCAGGAAATCCTAACACTATAGCATCGCAAGACATCACTTATAAATTTCCGGTTACGCCAAAGTATACAGGAAAAGCACAATGGATGAGAGAACCAGGAGTTGCTTTAAACGGGATTAAATTTGAACCTCAAACTGCTGAGGTTGTTGTTTGTGACACAGGAGAAAATTATCGTGTCGAGGCTATTCAAGATGTTATAGATCTTGGTTTAGATTTTAACCATGCACACGTACAACCTACCGGAGCGTATCATTATCATGGAACACCAACATCAATGATTTCTAAATTTGATAGTGGGCAAGATTTAGTTCATATTGGATTTGCACATGATGGTTTTCCTATGTACTATTCTAAAAGTGGACAATACAAACCAAGTTTTAAATTATTAGATGGGACAAGAGCGGGAGAAGATTGTACTTATGACAATCCAAAACAACATATGAATATTTCTGTTGGTGGTCATCATGACGGGACATATGGCTCAGATTACGAGTATGTCGCTGGTTATGGAGATTTAGATGAGTGTAATGGTATTACTGTAGCTGGCAAGTATATGTATTTAGTGACTAGCCAGTTTCCTTATGTTGGGCGTTGCGTTATGGGGGAAGTTGAAGCAGAACAACAAGGGCCACCAAATGGACAAGGTGATCGTCCTGATTCAGCTCAAATAATAGAACAAATGGATGCTAATAAGGATGGTAAACTTTCATTAAAGGAAGTTAAAGGCGCTTTAAAAGAAGACTTCTCTAAAATAGACGCCAATTCAAATGGTTTTATTACTAAAGAAGAGTTGCAAAAATCGTCAAAAGGTGGAGATCAAGGACCGCGAAGAGGGCCTTCTCAAGGCGGAAGAAATTAA
- a CDS encoding EF-hand domain-containing protein codes for MKKNILSTAVLVFGLTVLSVNGVNAQSNDRQKKEPPTFSQLLEEMDKDEDGKLSKSEIKGPLKNDFDKIDTDEDGFISEAEFKKAPKPERKSRN; via the coding sequence ATGAAAAAGAACATATTAAGTACAGCAGTATTAGTTTTTGGATTAACAGTTTTAAGTGTAAATGGTGTTAACGCACAATCTAATGATAGGCAGAAAAAAGAACCACCAACATTTAGCCAGTTATTAGAAGAAATGGATAAGGACGAGGATGGTAAATTATCTAAATCAGAAATCAAAGGACCTTTAAAGAATGATTTTGATAAAATTGATACAGATGAGGATGGGTTTATTTCTGAAGCCGAATTTAAAAAAGCGCCTAAACCAGAAAGAAAATCACGTAACTAA
- a CDS encoding EF-hand domain-containing protein yields MKQNLKTTVTIFSMLLCFSVFAQGHSGGGGRGGRGGGKGQDRGGKPDASEILSKLDTNKDEVLDKDEASNDKMGKIAEDFDVIDTNEDGVIDLDELKASLDTRKPKKISAKKILKEVDDNGDGTLNELEIAAKSELILMEHFSEIDTNNDGELDIEELKSFFNKDAGDKPDRKKRE; encoded by the coding sequence ATGAAACAGAATCTTAAAACAACAGTAACTATTTTTTCAATGCTATTATGTTTTAGCGTATTTGCTCAAGGACATTCGGGCGGCGGTGGTCGAGGCGGAAGAGGTGGCGGAAAAGGCCAAGATCGAGGTGGTAAACCGGATGCATCGGAGATCCTTTCAAAATTAGACACAAATAAGGATGAGGTTTTAGACAAAGACGAAGCATCAAATGATAAAATGGGAAAAATAGCGGAGGATTTTGATGTTATTGATACTAATGAAGATGGCGTCATAGATTTAGATGAACTTAAAGCGTCATTGGACACTAGAAAACCTAAAAAGATTTCAGCTAAAAAAATACTTAAAGAAGTTGATGACAATGGAGATGGCACATTAAATGAATTAGAGATCGCTGCTAAAAGTGAACTTATATTAATGGAGCATTTTAGTGAAATTGATACTAATAATGATGGTGAGCTTGACATAGAAGAATTGAAATCTTTTTTTAATAAGGACGCTGGCGATAAGCCAGATCGTAAAAAAAGAGAATAA
- a CDS encoding endonuclease, whose product MKHFYLLFSLLISALSYAQLTPPTELQAYYSDVDFTKTQLDLFEDLAVTTAVKHTNSLSYTPGIWEASKVTDEDIDNPNNVILFYGYSDTDGNGVTDRSRNKNLNGGGTGDWNREHVFPQSLANPDLDSSGTSGPPYADGHNLRPSDVQMNSNRGNKKFAAGSGNAGNTSTSSSLWYAGDEFKGDAARIIMYMYTRYGTQCLPYFAVSGTTNSIDPNMIDLLLEWNAEDPVSLIEDNRNTFHGDLSNTYAQGNRNPFIDNPYLATVIWGGTPAENRWGEQPEADTVAPTVPTGLVASNPTEDTVDLTWTASTDDTAVVTYIIYVDGVLYTSTSGTATTFTVTGLDPETTYVFTVLAKDAANNSSAQSTSDTATTLAGTPAGTSCINPVEQDFELMPANSSSYSSRAWTDSYGEWNALKARTDQNINGSRAIVIDTRTNTEGRLTSPLIGGGIADLTLTMQQVYSGSGGTLNIYVNGVLKGDVTYDATVQTATVSGINTEGNITVVIQDDSDSSGARVAIDNLFWTCYETLSTSEFDLKQVKVYPNPLNGTLLNIEVKEATAYKIFDLLGKKILTGNVTPTNKEANVSRLSKGVYIMKLESDNGTITKKIIKN is encoded by the coding sequence ATGAAACACTTTTACTTACTTTTTTCACTTTTAATCTCTGCATTAAGTTATGCGCAATTAACACCACCGACTGAGCTTCAAGCTTACTATAGTGATGTTGATTTCACTAAAACACAACTTGATTTATTTGAAGACTTAGCTGTTACTACTGCTGTAAAGCATACTAATAGTTTAAGTTACACTCCTGGGATTTGGGAAGCTAGTAAAGTAACTGATGAGGATATTGACAATCCAAACAATGTTATATTATTTTACGGATATAGTGATACAGACGGAAACGGTGTAACTGACAGATCTAGAAATAAAAATTTAAACGGAGGTGGTACTGGAGATTGGAACAGAGAACACGTTTTTCCACAATCTTTAGCTAACCCTGATTTAGACAGTTCTGGTACATCTGGACCGCCTTATGCAGACGGACACAACTTAAGACCGTCTGACGTACAAATGAACTCTAATCGTGGAAACAAAAAGTTTGCTGCGGGATCTGGAAATGCAGGAAACACAAGTACTAGCTCTAGCTTATGGTATGCTGGAGATGAGTTTAAAGGTGATGCTGCAAGAATAATTATGTACATGTACACTAGGTATGGTACACAATGTCTACCTTATTTTGCTGTTTCAGGAACAACTAATAGTATTGACCCTAACATGATTGATTTATTGTTAGAGTGGAATGCAGAAGATCCTGTATCTTTAATTGAAGATAACAGAAACACTTTTCATGGTGATTTATCTAATACCTATGCACAAGGTAACCGTAACCCTTTTATTGATAATCCATATTTAGCAACTGTTATTTGGGGAGGTACTCCTGCAGAAAACAGATGGGGAGAACAACCTGAAGCAGATACAGTAGCACCAACAGTTCCAACAGGATTAGTTGCAAGTAATCCAACAGAAGACACTGTTGATTTAACATGGACGGCTTCTACAGATGACACTGCGGTTGTAACTTATATTATATACGTAGATGGTGTTTTATATACTTCTACAAGTGGAACAGCAACTACATTTACAGTTACAGGTTTAGACCCGGAAACTACATATGTATTTACAGTTTTAGCTAAGGATGCAGCAAACAACTCATCTGCACAAAGTACATCAGATACTGCAACAACATTAGCAGGTACACCTGCAGGAACAAGTTGTATTAACCCTGTAGAACAAGATTTTGAATTAATGCCAGCAAATAGCAGCTCATATTCTTCAAGAGCTTGGACAGATAGCTACGGAGAATGGAATGCTCTTAAAGCTAGAACAGACCAAAATATAAACGGTTCTAGAGCCATAGTAATTGATACAAGAACAAACACAGAAGGTCGCTTAACATCTCCATTAATTGGAGGAGGTATTGCAGATCTTACATTAACAATGCAACAAGTATATTCTGGTTCGGGAGGTACGCTTAACATTTATGTAAATGGTGTTTTAAAAGGAGACGTAACTTATGACGCGACTGTACAAACAGCTACCGTTTCTGGTATTAATACTGAAGGAAACATTACAGTAGTAATTCAAGATGATAGTGACTCTAGCGGAGCAAGAGTTGCAATTGACAATTTATTTTGGACATGTTATGAAACTTTAAGTACATCAGAATTTGATTTAAAACAAGTAAAAGTATATCCAAATCCATTAAACGGAACACTTTTAAACATTGAAGTAAAAGAAGCTACTGCTTATAAGATCTTTGACCTTTTAGGTAAAAAGATACTAACAGGTAACGTTACACCAACTAACAAAGAAGCAAATGTATCGCGTCTTAGTAAAGGGGTTTACATCATGAAATTAGAATCTGATAATGGAACGATCACAAAAAAAATAATTAAAAATTAA
- a CDS encoding YHYH protein, producing the protein MKNKTLIFGLIVSVVFSFISCSSDDSDSIGAEDQSDDIIQESFFNATSLVSYEKVDCTLEDGSQGDCYQLVFTSNPVENGPYCPTTIDNVGGLGIYDGATNAGFQVMKASLFNAMEADGYDIVDDNGDIHIDDFNSGATNPDFAYCLEAAPNNNLLLTFLIPATPVLASSNNVIDTVELVGLSLDGVPINGDPPSVVNGPGVPGISGGNIPSLDPCGGHHDPAGYYHWHFVPEVMNQVLEANGIDDVACTLINQVSGSQLIGFAKDGFPIYAYQVEPSDLDECGGITGSTTEYPDGVYHYVASTTDAPNVPKCLKGVAAINSFSFQ; encoded by the coding sequence ATGAAAAATAAAACTCTAATTTTTGGATTAATAGTATCGGTTGTATTTTCTTTTATTAGCTGTAGCAGTGATGATAGTGATAGTATAGGTGCAGAAGATCAAAGTGACGATATAATCCAAGAATCTTTTTTTAATGCGACATCACTGGTATCTTATGAGAAAGTCGATTGTACATTGGAAGATGGCTCGCAAGGAGACTGTTATCAATTAGTGTTTACCAGTAATCCGGTAGAAAATGGTCCATATTGCCCAACGACTATTGATAATGTTGGAGGATTAGGGATTTATGACGGCGCGACAAATGCGGGATTTCAAGTCATGAAAGCTAGTTTGTTTAATGCAATGGAAGCTGATGGCTATGATATTGTGGATGATAATGGCGATATACATATCGATGATTTCAATTCTGGAGCTACAAATCCAGATTTTGCGTATTGTTTAGAAGCTGCTCCTAATAATAATTTATTGCTAACTTTTTTAATTCCAGCGACGCCAGTTTTAGCATCAAGTAACAATGTGATTGATACGGTAGAATTGGTTGGTTTGTCTTTAGATGGCGTGCCAATTAATGGAGATCCACCATCTGTAGTTAATGGTCCCGGTGTTCCTGGGATCTCTGGTGGTAATATTCCTTCTTTAGATCCTTGTGGTGGTCATCATGATCCTGCAGGTTATTACCATTGGCATTTTGTGCCAGAAGTAATGAATCAAGTTTTAGAAGCTAACGGTATAGATGATGTTGCTTGTACATTAATTAACCAAGTGTCAGGAAGTCAGTTAATAGGTTTTGCTAAAGACGGATTTCCAATTTATGCTTATCAAGTAGAACCTTCTGATTTAGATGAGTGTGGCGGTATTACTGGAAGTACTACAGAATATCCTGATGGTGTTTATCATTATGTAGCAAGTACAACAGACGCGCCTAATGTACCAAAATGTTTAAAAGGTGTCGCCGCGATTAATAGTTTTTCATTCCAATAA
- a CDS encoding CotH kinase family protein, which translates to MKYIKNKLNLLVVAVVFSITLVTFSSCNNDDDVVTTTEEGEVVVDTDDSDFETTDWTAETHSKDADPNFDEVFEDNAVKRLDIVVTEARWQSMLDDMTNLYGAFGAGGGGGGLTETDEDPIFVPAEVFYNGKEWYRVGVRFKGNSSLQTSWQNGILKLSLKLDFDEFEDDYPQIDNQRFYGFKKLSLKNNFDDKSMLREKVATDVFRNAGLVASHTAFYTVYVDHGDGPQYFGVYTMVEEVDDTVLDTQFSDDDGNLYKPDGDAASFALGSYNESEYVKKTNEDEGDFNDVASLLAIVNDGSRTSDPETWRTNLDAVLDTDVFLKYLAVNTVVQNWDTYGRMTHNYFLYNNPDTSKLTWIPWDNNEALELGKMGGSLPLDFSGLNSSEWPLIGYLYQDVVYKTQYDTYVQEVVDDAFSVSTMQSQYATYAALIEPYATSEVAGYSFLENSSDFQNAVNELNTHVTSRAAAVSDYLN; encoded by the coding sequence ATGAAATACATAAAAAACAAATTAAATCTATTAGTAGTCGCAGTAGTATTTAGTATAACGTTAGTAACCTTTAGTTCTTGTAATAACGATGATGATGTCGTAACAACAACAGAAGAAGGTGAAGTGGTTGTAGATACTGACGATTCTGATTTTGAAACAACAGATTGGACAGCAGAAACGCATAGTAAAGATGCGGATCCCAATTTTGATGAAGTTTTTGAAGATAATGCAGTCAAGCGATTGGATATTGTTGTTACAGAAGCACGCTGGCAAAGTATGCTGGATGATATGACAAATCTTTACGGAGCATTTGGAGCTGGAGGTGGAGGTGGCGGCTTAACCGAAACTGATGAAGATCCAATTTTTGTACCTGCAGAAGTATTTTATAATGGTAAAGAATGGTATCGCGTAGGTGTTAGATTTAAAGGGAATTCTAGCTTGCAAACGAGTTGGCAAAATGGGATTTTGAAACTATCTCTTAAATTAGATTTTGACGAGTTTGAAGATGATTATCCACAAATAGATAACCAACGTTTTTATGGCTTTAAAAAATTAAGTCTTAAAAATAATTTTGATGACAAGTCTATGTTACGCGAAAAAGTAGCTACAGATGTTTTTAGAAATGCAGGGTTAGTAGCATCACATACCGCATTTTATACTGTGTATGTGGATCATGGAGATGGACCACAGTATTTTGGAGTGTACACTATGGTAGAAGAAGTGGATGATACGGTTTTAGATACACAGTTTTCTGATGACGATGGTAATTTATACAAGCCAGATGGTGATGCCGCTAGTTTTGCATTGGGATCTTATAATGAAAGTGAATACGTTAAAAAAACAAACGAAGATGAAGGTGATTTTAATGATGTGGCTAGTTTGTTAGCTATCGTAAATGATGGATCTAGAACATCGGATCCTGAGACTTGGAGAACAAACCTTGATGCTGTATTAGATACGGATGTGTTTTTAAAATACTTAGCAGTAAATACAGTGGTTCAAAATTGGGATACGTATGGTAGAATGACACATAATTATTTTTTATATAATAATCCTGATACGAGTAAATTAACATGGATTCCTTGGGATAATAATGAAGCCTTAGAGTTAGGAAAAATGGGAGGGTCGTTACCATTAGACTTTTCTGGATTAAATAGTTCAGAATGGCCATTAATTGGCTATTTATATCAAGATGTAGTATATAAAACGCAATATGATACATATGTACAAGAAGTGGTGGATGATGCTTTTAGTGTCAGTACAATGCAATCTCAATATGCAACTTATGCAGCTTTAATTGAGCCTTATGCAACATCGGAAGTTGCCGGATATAGCTTTTTAGAAAATAGTTCAGACTTTCAAAATGCCGTTAACGAGTTAAATACACACGTCACATCTCGAGCAGCAGCAGTAAGCGATTATTTAAATTAA
- a CDS encoding YHYH protein gives MKNTLIKGALISALIVIGISFISCSSDDNTSATDTDTDTDTDTDSQVVTVDATYFTTDSGSVIITTVPCTLSDGTITDCYQIVTSSAPSDHAMGPWCPDNISDTADNGGIWLEGGTVYDVDGAFIENLATFYNDDNWMMYDANGDVYVTATEDDCINAANPNVGEEYANFCVECLPSYIADLTQTWLIPITPVLQDEAVLFATAGGAGGPGGPGGEPVDEVPSTRGLALNGIEFSAPAPTDNILAAYTLAPFDDAGGHINVNQGYHYHAATGFSTKIVQDDGHSALIGYALDGHGIFELEDEAGNLPSDLDELRGHTDDTRGYHYHVDEAGNNNFINGLKGAYAVSE, from the coding sequence ATGAAAAACACATTAATTAAGGGGGCTTTAATCTCTGCTCTAATAGTAATTGGTATCAGTTTTATTTCTTGCAGTAGCGATGATAATACTAGTGCAACAGATACAGATACAGATACAGATACAGATACAGATTCTCAGGTGGTGACAGTGGATGCAACTTACTTTACTACAGATAGTGGTTCTGTTATTATTACTACAGTGCCTTGTACATTATCAGATGGTACAATAACAGATTGTTATCAAATTGTAACTAGTAGTGCGCCTTCAGATCATGCCATGGGGCCTTGGTGTCCGGATAATATAAGTGATACCGCAGACAATGGTGGGATTTGGTTAGAAGGTGGGACTGTTTACGATGTCGATGGTGCTTTTATAGAAAACCTTGCCACTTTTTATAATGACGATAATTGGATGATGTATGATGCCAATGGAGATGTTTATGTTACGGCAACAGAAGATGATTGTATTAATGCAGCAAATCCAAATGTAGGCGAGGAGTATGCGAATTTTTGTGTAGAGTGTCTTCCGTCTTACATCGCGGATTTAACACAAACATGGTTAATACCTATTACTCCAGTACTTCAGGATGAAGCGGTACTATTTGCTACAGCAGGCGGCGCAGGAGGACCTGGAGGACCTGGTGGAGAACCTGTAGACGAAGTGCCATCAACACGTGGGCTAGCATTAAATGGTATAGAGTTTTCTGCACCGGCACCTACAGATAATATTCTTGCAGCATATACATTAGCACCTTTTGATGATGCAGGTGGACATATTAACGTAAATCAAGGATATCACTATCATGCAGCTACAGGGTTTAGTACTAAAATAGTGCAAGACGATGGTCACTCTGCTTTAATAGGTTATGCTTTAGATGGTCATGGTATTTTTGAGTTAGAAGATGAAGCTGGTAACTTGCCTTCAGATTTAGACGAGTTAAGAGGTCATACAGATGACACCAGGGGATACCATTATCATGTAGATGAAGCTGGTAATAATAATTTTATCAATGGGTTAAAAGGAGCTTACGCCGTAAGCGAATAG
- a CDS encoding YHYH protein, translating into MKNVFKLSFLILTACTVFVSCSDDDASSSTDTDTDSEGTTATLHAAFNEFSTTNTSIALSGSNVTIQTNGLPDHTSPYWSNTVSRSLVGPEGETMTTVSSSNHALWVEPTVTSYDQMAPGNIDDFNGSYSLTVSADPQLASSSTATGLGAIGISISGAVIYNDEEGPNVPLDDAVGSLDYTAAHTGPQSYHYHLEPKAWSNDDEELIGIIADGFFLYGRKCNATGTYPTDLDVSGGHTSTTQHTTTAEYHYHIENELYLNAYYILFPGDYQGTPSNIQ; encoded by the coding sequence ATGAAAAACGTATTTAAATTATCTTTTTTAATATTAACCGCATGTACAGTCTTTGTATCATGTAGTGATGATGATGCCTCATCTAGTACAGATACAGATACAGACTCAGAAGGGACTACTGCAACATTACATGCTGCTTTTAACGAGTTTAGTACAACTAACACGTCAATAGCATTAAGTGGTTCAAATGTAACCATACAAACTAATGGGTTACCTGATCATACATCTCCATATTGGTCAAATACAGTGTCAAGAAGTTTAGTTGGTCCTGAAGGAGAAACAATGACTACTGTTTCTAGCTCAAATCACGCGTTGTGGGTAGAGCCGACAGTAACAAGTTACGATCAAATGGCACCTGGGAATATTGACGATTTTAACGGTTCATATTCATTAACAGTATCTGCAGATCCACAACTAGCAAGTAGCTCTACAGCAACAGGATTAGGTGCCATTGGAATATCAATATCTGGAGCTGTAATTTATAATGATGAAGAAGGACCCAATGTGCCTTTAGATGACGCAGTTGGTTCTTTAGATTATACAGCAGCACATACAGGGCCGCAAAGTTACCATTACCATTTAGAGCCTAAAGCTTGGTCTAATGATGACGAAGAATTAATAGGTATTATAGCCGATGGTTTTTTTCTTTATGGACGTAAATGTAACGCAACAGGAACTTACCCTACAGATTTAGATGTATCAGGAGGGCATACAAGTACAACGCAACATACAACAACTGCAGAGTACCATTACCATATTGAAAACGAATTATATTTAAACGCATACTATATATTATTCCCAGGTGACTATCAAGGAACTCCAAGCAATATTCAATAA
- a CDS encoding Spy/CpxP family protein refolding chaperone yields the protein MKKNTVLYLLLIVLIIMNVFFLFNYIGRPGLNGRKESGNFIATELKFNDKQLEQFKSLETKHYAVMRAVGDEIRSLKDQLFNNISAASVNQQDINNLTTAIAGKVILRENELFKRLRDIYQLCDDNQKEQFKSIIKKSRRFDMRGPEHPGRPE from the coding sequence ATGAAAAAAAATACAGTTCTATATCTCTTATTAATTGTTTTAATTATAATGAATGTTTTTTTTCTATTCAATTATATTGGACGCCCTGGTCTTAATGGCCGAAAGGAGTCGGGTAATTTTATTGCTACAGAATTAAAGTTTAACGACAAGCAGTTAGAGCAGTTTAAGAGTTTAGAAACTAAACATTACGCGGTGATGCGTGCTGTAGGAGATGAAATAAGATCATTAAAAGATCAATTGTTTAATAATATTAGTGCTGCTTCTGTAAATCAACAGGACATAAATAATTTAACGACAGCGATAGCAGGTAAAGTTATTTTAAGGGAGAATGAGTTATTTAAAAGACTAAGAGATATTTATCAGTTGTGTGATGATAATCAAAAAGAGCAGTTTAAAAGTATTATAAAAAAATCACGACGGTTTGATATGCGTGGTCCAGAACATCCAGGAAGACCAGAATAA
- a CDS encoding RsmB/NOP family class I SAM-dependent RNA methyltransferase, producing MRLHKNLCFATVDGLLLIFNEGHYADKVVQQLLKRDKRWGSRDRGFVAETTYDIVRWKRLYAEIAEVKEPFNRDEIWRMFAVWATLKGITLPDWKYFENTPTRKIKGRFDELSKTRKIKESFPDWMDALAEKELGDKVWSKEATALNQQADVVLRVNTLKTTKEKLKEELFDLDIETEEVPKHVNALKLVERANVFTTDMFQKGHFEVQDGSSQLVAEYLDVQPGMRVVDTCAGAGGKTLHLASIMENKGQIIALDIYANKLKELKRRAKRAGAHNIEPRHIDSTKVIKKLYDQADRVLIDAPCSGLGVLRRNPDAKWKMQPEFIEKIKETQAEILNSYSRMVKSGGKLVYATCSILPSENQEQVAKFLASENGKEFSLVKDKKILSHQSGFDGFYMALLERK from the coding sequence ATGCGCTTACACAAAAATTTATGCTTTGCAACAGTTGATGGTTTATTATTAATCTTTAACGAAGGTCATTATGCTGATAAAGTTGTACAACAATTACTTAAACGTGACAAACGTTGGGGAAGTCGTGACAGAGGTTTTGTTGCAGAAACTACTTACGATATAGTACGTTGGAAACGTCTTTATGCAGAAATTGCTGAAGTAAAAGAACCATTTAACAGAGACGAAATCTGGCGTATGTTTGCGGTTTGGGCTACTTTAAAAGGAATTACGCTTCCAGACTGGAAGTATTTTGAAAATACACCAACAAGAAAAATTAAAGGTCGTTTTGACGAGTTATCTAAAACTAGAAAGATTAAAGAATCTTTTCCAGATTGGATGGATGCGTTAGCCGAAAAAGAATTAGGTGATAAAGTTTGGTCTAAAGAAGCAACTGCTTTAAACCAACAAGCTGATGTTGTTTTGAGAGTTAATACCCTTAAAACGACTAAAGAGAAATTAAAAGAAGAATTATTCGATTTAGATATTGAAACTGAAGAAGTACCAAAGCATGTTAACGCTTTAAAACTTGTTGAGCGTGCCAATGTATTTACAACGGACATGTTCCAAAAAGGACATTTTGAAGTTCAAGATGGATCGTCTCAGTTAGTTGCAGAATATTTAGATGTACAACCTGGTATGCGTGTGGTTGATACTTGTGCTGGTGCTGGTGGTAAAACACTACACCTTGCATCCATAATGGAAAATAAAGGTCAAATTATAGCTTTAGATATCTACGCTAATAAATTAAAAGAACTAAAGCGTCGTGCAAAAAGAGCTGGCGCACATAATATCGAGCCAAGACATATTGACTCTACAAAGGTGATTAAAAAATTATACGATCAAGCGGATCGTGTATTAATTGATGCACCCTGTTCTGGATTAGGTGTTTTAAGACGCAACCCTGATGCGAAATGGAAAATGCAACCTGAATTTATCGAAAAAATCAAGGAAACACAAGCCGAAATTTTAAATAGCTACTCTAGAATGGTTAAATCTGGTGGTAAATTAGTGTATGCGACATGCTCTATCTTACCTTCTGAAAATCAAGAACAAGTCGCTAAATTCTTAGCTTCTGAAAACGGAAAAGAATTTTCTTTAGTAAAAGACAAGAAAATTTTATCACATCAATCTGGCTTTGATGGCTTTTATATGGCTTTATTAGAAAGGAAATAA
- a CDS encoding RNA polymerase sigma factor has product MTETEFIEQLKNQTSAAYGKLLDDFQQKVFGTCLSFVPNKQDAEDIAQEVFVEVFNSINKFKGQSKLSTWIYRIATNKCLEFIRKGKAKKRFAFLQSLSGNDYNLDKASYFTEINHPGLVMEQKETSETLFLAINKLPKTQRIVFTLNKIDDKSYKEISEITQKSIGSIESLLFRAKKNLQIILKEFYKNHN; this is encoded by the coding sequence TTGACCGAAACCGAATTTATAGAACAACTTAAAAACCAAACCAGTGCTGCCTATGGTAAGCTCTTGGACGATTTCCAGCAAAAGGTGTTTGGGACGTGCTTGTCGTTTGTGCCTAATAAACAGGATGCAGAGGATATTGCGCAGGAGGTGTTTGTAGAGGTTTTTAATTCTATAAATAAATTTAAAGGACAGTCTAAATTGTCTACTTGGATTTATAGAATAGCAACCAATAAATGTTTAGAGTTTATTAGGAAAGGAAAAGCTAAGAAGCGTTTTGCCTTTTTACAATCCCTATCAGGAAACGATTATAATTTAGATAAAGCCAGTTATTTTACTGAGATTAATCATCCGGGATTAGTCATGGAGCAAAAAGAAACTAGTGAAACCCTGTTTTTAGCCATTAATAAACTACCAAAAACACAGCGTATTGTTTTTACATTAAATAAAATTGATGATAAAAGCTATAAAGAAATAAGCGAAATAACACAAAAGAGTATCGGTTCTATTGAGTCTTTATTGTTTAGAGCTAAAAAGAATTTACAAATTATTTTAAAAGAATTTTATAAAAACCATAATTAG